Proteins encoded together in one Leptospira semungkisensis window:
- a CDS encoding DUF1566 domain-containing protein: MIFLRVAIFCLLYFLFLGCKTNTDATNSAIFSALSELFASTFHSNTLSVGRSVNLNGSSSPVALGTVVDPSSQGTAVGIALQGSSFPVMLVIYDTSGNPSAVDVNGDGAADYFFCFRQNTTTLRTGLNCSGNSVLIFPGQGYDTNSDGVPDNSILSSIAADVTSPSSVISPSPGIFGGEKTVTVICSDNVAPGDIIYTLDGATPSFSPLSGKVYNPQGTSFTIGAAGDGSYTVKYFCRDLAGNIESAHTAVYQVNHNVPNITFVSALSSTSVSVNSGTINTASLSWQTNQGGTYTVRQNASGCSDGTIIDSGSATANTTIATSINASQLSVGLNSIYICVAAGFTGWISFNLSRDDTAPSLNVSPGAGIYGTSPQNIALSCIDTSSCLIAYTVDGSSPVIDPITGTVTNGTAYSSVPVAITGGTTVIKYVGRDGAGNLSSVNSATYDINSSVPTITVNSVTPVSQSINALVTSTVSITWQTSMSGTYQVLIGGTNCTSGTQASGTNVGGTATAGTPITSTLNNSNFANNSNTVRICVANASLDPQYGNTSITVIKDGIAPTVQSSTPANNSLNVNPGTARVTIVFSEAMDTSLIPSSYASSCSSSVPVNSVYFEADIYDGSSLNCADVTANFTWLTGGTSLQIDMSWLAFPENTKVQVSIPTFALTDVAGNSISSAVQIGFTTASAQKKFQILQSGQAACWDVNGNPIMCGTGSGQGQDGSLQYGTARSYQVVTTSSDSITKDLVTGLVWKTCAMDWEVQSGVCTKQASPVGPWDYYVDNSSSPSVPSSLNACASLNSASYGGINTWRLPSLNEMATITKYGSGSSPALDTSAFKNPTSGQSSSYWVNYWTGTSNFGNPFYSWVTSLSDGSLTLVTKPNSNQVFCVSAANSTATSSSYTVNSSNGIVTDNGTGLIWELCTAGLSGSSCSTGTATTYTWPNALSRCNSLSTAGKTWRLPNVNELRSIIDYSKNNPAIATASFPGTVSSYYWTSTSYAQSPSNAWYVYFANGQLNPFTSKGTSYYVRCVTN; this comes from the coding sequence ATGATTTTTCTGCGCGTAGCGATCTTCTGCCTTCTTTACTTCCTTTTTCTTGGTTGTAAGACGAATACAGACGCTACCAATAGCGCGATCTTCTCTGCGCTTAGTGAGCTTTTTGCTTCCACTTTTCATTCTAATACACTCTCTGTCGGAAGATCTGTAAATTTAAATGGGTCCTCTTCGCCGGTTGCCTTAGGGACGGTAGTGGATCCTAGTAGCCAAGGAACCGCGGTAGGAATCGCACTCCAAGGTTCCTCATTTCCTGTCATGCTCGTCATCTATGATACTAGTGGAAATCCTTCCGCAGTTGATGTAAATGGGGATGGGGCTGCAGATTACTTTTTCTGTTTTAGACAGAATACTACAACTTTAAGAACCGGTTTGAATTGTTCAGGAAATTCGGTTCTTATCTTTCCGGGACAAGGCTATGATACGAATAGCGATGGAGTTCCCGATAATTCGATTTTATCTTCGATTGCAGCGGATGTGACTTCTCCTAGTAGTGTTATTTCTCCGAGTCCAGGGATCTTTGGTGGCGAAAAGACAGTAACTGTAATTTGTTCAGATAATGTTGCTCCAGGCGATATTATATATACTCTAGATGGGGCTACGCCAAGTTTTAGCCCTCTGTCGGGTAAAGTATATAATCCACAAGGAACTTCTTTCACGATTGGAGCAGCTGGTGACGGCTCTTATACAGTAAAATATTTTTGCAGGGACCTCGCAGGAAATATCGAATCAGCTCATACTGCGGTATATCAGGTGAATCATAATGTCCCTAATATTACTTTTGTAAGCGCTTTATCTTCTACATCTGTAAGTGTAAATTCAGGAACCATTAATACAGCTAGTCTCTCTTGGCAAACAAATCAAGGTGGCACGTATACTGTGCGACAAAACGCTAGCGGATGTTCAGACGGAACGATCATTGACAGTGGTTCCGCGACCGCAAATACAACAATTGCAACTTCGATTAACGCCAGTCAATTGTCCGTCGGATTAAATTCTATTTATATCTGCGTAGCTGCCGGATTTACCGGTTGGATCTCCTTCAACTTAAGTAGGGATGATACAGCACCATCATTGAATGTCAGTCCAGGGGCAGGTATATACGGTACTTCTCCGCAAAATATTGCTTTGAGTTGCATCGATACAAGTAGTTGTTTGATCGCGTATACTGTTGATGGAAGTTCTCCAGTCATTGATCCGATAACGGGAACAGTGACAAATGGAACAGCGTATTCTTCGGTGCCTGTCGCTATTACTGGAGGAACGACTGTCATAAAATACGTTGGTCGGGATGGGGCCGGAAATCTCTCCTCAGTGAATAGTGCGACGTACGATATTAACTCTTCCGTGCCGACTATTACAGTAAATTCTGTTACTCCTGTGTCTCAATCGATTAACGCGTTGGTTACTTCGACTGTATCTATTACTTGGCAAACTAGTATGTCAGGAACCTATCAAGTTCTTATCGGAGGAACCAACTGTACTTCCGGAACTCAAGCCAGTGGAACAAATGTTGGAGGTACTGCAACTGCAGGGACGCCAATTACCTCTACGCTTAACAATTCTAATTTTGCGAATAACTCTAATACGGTTCGGATTTGTGTAGCTAATGCTAGCTTAGATCCTCAATACGGCAATACTAGCATCACCGTTATAAAAGATGGCATTGCTCCTACAGTTCAATCTTCAACTCCGGCAAATAACTCGCTCAATGTAAACCCTGGAACGGCACGAGTTACCATCGTCTTCAGCGAAGCGATGGATACTAGTCTTATCCCGAGTTCATATGCTAGTTCTTGTTCTTCATCTGTTCCTGTGAACTCGGTTTATTTTGAAGCCGATATTTATGATGGATCTTCCTTAAATTGCGCTGATGTAACGGCAAATTTCACATGGCTTACTGGTGGAACTAGTTTGCAGATTGATATGTCTTGGCTTGCTTTTCCGGAGAATACGAAAGTCCAAGTTTCAATTCCGACCTTTGCTTTAACTGATGTGGCAGGAAATTCGATTTCCTCTGCCGTTCAAATTGGATTTACTACAGCGTCTGCTCAAAAGAAATTTCAGATTTTGCAATCAGGCCAAGCGGCTTGTTGGGATGTAAATGGCAATCCAATCATGTGCGGGACTGGCTCCGGCCAAGGCCAAGATGGTAGTTTGCAATACGGAACCGCAAGAAGTTACCAAGTTGTTACTACTTCGAGTGATTCCATTACAAAAGACCTAGTTACCGGCCTAGTTTGGAAAACTTGTGCTATGGACTGGGAGGTCCAAAGTGGGGTTTGCACCAAACAAGCGTCTCCCGTTGGGCCTTGGGATTATTATGTAGATAATAGTAGCAGTCCATCTGTGCCATCGAGTTTGAACGCCTGTGCCTCCTTGAATTCTGCTTCTTACGGTGGGATTAATACTTGGAGACTTCCTAGCCTAAATGAAATGGCAACGATTACGAAGTATGGGTCCGGCTCGAGTCCCGCTTTGGATACTTCTGCGTTCAAAAATCCAACGAGCGGGCAAAGTTCAAGCTATTGGGTGAATTACTGGACAGGTACCAGTAATTTTGGAAATCCATTCTACTCTTGGGTAACAAGTTTGAGTGATGGATCACTAACGCTAGTTACTAAACCGAATTCGAATCAAGTTTTTTGCGTATCTGCAGCGAATTCGACCGCTACATCTAGTAGTTATACTGTGAATTCCTCAAATGGGATAGTGACCGATAACGGCACTGGTCTGATCTGGGAATTGTGTACGGCAGGACTTTCCGGCTCATCTTGTTCGACTGGCACCGCAACTACATACACTTGGCCAAATGCGTTATCTCGATGCAACTCTCTCAGTACAGCAGGTAAAACATGGAGATTGCCGAACGTAAACGAATTGAGATCTATTATAGATTATTCAAAGAATAATCCGGCGATCGCAACGGCTTCTTTTCCGGGAACGGTTTCTTCTTATTATTGGACATCAACTTCTTATGCACAGTCTCCTTCGAATGCTTGGTATGTTTACTTTGCTAATGGACAATTGAATCCATTTACTTCGAAAGGAACTAGCTACTATGTTAGGTGTGTGACTAATTAG
- a CDS encoding nicotinamide-nucleotide amidohydrolase family protein — protein sequence MNPRFIIVSTGSELTAGRSQDTNSSWLANELFGLGYSVEKFVVLPDNPELIAKELSEISVVTSTERPVLILMTGGLGPTEDDYTLQVVCELTGSTPVLNEKAHDRLQALYRLRGRNFQEALTTALRQVSIPSKSTVLNNSVGIAPGFWSELRPGAYLACMPGVPKEMTAMFQEELVPLIRTHFQSAKLYSDFLFIWGLSESLFQQEFIEKLDFFKEGKAVWGVAAKRGYIRVTYQSENQETVAKLIQLSKEKYGDLCTGDLFEELPELLIQKKLTVGTAESCTGGLAAKLFTDRAGSSEYFLGSIVSYANSIKEAILHVKKETLEAHGAVSEETAREMADNAVTILSTDLSISITGIAGPGGGTPTKKVGTVFIGTHIKGKGTEVKEYFFPFKRELFRDVVAATSLFALYNRLRKL from the coding sequence TTGAATCCACGCTTTATCATCGTTTCCACCGGATCCGAACTTACCGCAGGCAGAAGCCAGGATACGAATTCTTCGTGGCTTGCAAATGAACTCTTCGGTTTGGGATATTCGGTGGAGAAGTTCGTGGTCCTTCCGGATAATCCGGAGCTGATCGCCAAGGAGTTGTCTGAGATTTCTGTAGTAACTTCGACGGAGAGACCGGTCCTTATCCTCATGACCGGCGGTTTAGGCCCCACGGAAGATGATTACACTCTCCAAGTGGTCTGTGAATTGACGGGTTCTACACCTGTTTTGAACGAAAAGGCACATGATAGGCTGCAAGCATTGTATCGCCTCCGGGGAAGAAATTTCCAAGAGGCACTGACGACTGCGCTTCGCCAGGTTTCTATCCCTTCAAAGTCGACTGTCTTGAATAACTCGGTAGGAATTGCACCCGGGTTTTGGTCGGAACTTCGTCCAGGAGCCTATCTTGCATGCATGCCAGGAGTTCCAAAGGAAATGACAGCCATGTTCCAAGAGGAACTCGTGCCTTTGATCAGAACTCATTTTCAATCGGCAAAACTATATTCGGATTTTCTGTTTATCTGGGGCTTAAGTGAATCACTCTTTCAGCAAGAGTTTATAGAAAAGTTAGACTTCTTCAAAGAAGGAAAGGCCGTCTGGGGAGTTGCTGCGAAACGAGGATATATTCGGGTTACTTACCAATCCGAAAATCAGGAGACAGTAGCTAAGCTCATTCAACTCAGTAAGGAAAAATACGGAGATCTTTGTACTGGAGATTTGTTCGAGGAACTTCCGGAACTTTTGATTCAAAAGAAACTGACTGTGGGAACCGCGGAGAGCTGCACAGGTGGACTCGCAGCAAAATTATTCACAGATAGAGCCGGATCTTCCGAGTATTTTTTAGGCTCTATTGTTAGCTATGCAAACTCGATTAAAGAAGCGATTCTTCATGTTAAGAAGGAAACTTTAGAGGCCCATGGAGCCGTGAGCGAAGAAACTGCTAGGGAGATGGCAGACAACGCTGTGACAATATTAAGCACGGATCTTTCTATCAGCATTACTGGGATTGCAGGTCCTGGCGGTGGGACTCCTACTAAAAAAGTGGGAACAGTATTCATTGGAACTCATATCAAGGGAAAAGGTACCGAGGTGAAGGAATACTTCTTTCCTTTTAAAAGGGAATTATTTCGGGACGTAGTCGCTGCGACTTCTCTCTTTGCATTATACAATCGCTTAAGGAAATTATAA
- the argS gene encoding arginine--tRNA ligase: MKETDTLKNLVLEALKEGVKAYCEKEAPHLNPSELKVRIEYSREESFGDYSTSFALENAKQLGKKPLDSAALLVGFLQTRTDFFEKVDFTPPGFVNFRIAPSFLISYLESTVQKKDTFPKLENPKKVNLEFVSANPTGPLNIVSARAAATGDAFANLLRAVGNQLDKEFYVNDYGNQVFLLGVSTLVRIREILGESSSVQENAEDGRSIEDLLAHNAIPAEGYRGDYLKVIAKDLLENSNTSSEIKAHLEKKEYLLLAEKCSRWTVESNLIWQRKDLDLFGVEFDRFFSEASLHSAGKVLGVLENLKKSGKVFEEEGKQVFRSTDYGDDKDRVVVRDDGRPTYLLADIAYHSDKIQRGYQKIIDIWGPDHHGYIARLAGAVQALGYPKENFQVVIAQQVNLLMGGQKVKMSKRAGEFQTMEDLLGYLGKHAKDVARYFFVMRSLDSPLDFDLDLAKDESDKNPVFYLQYAHARVSSIFREVGTDSDRQALEELEMTDERKRLLFWISRFPEEVLDAALTLEPHRIANYLQNLARAFTQFYIAKNNRLKDSDERTRLGLARICQSTQIVLAQGLGLLGVSAPERLEKDL, encoded by the coding sequence ATGAAAGAAACGGATACTCTCAAAAATTTAGTCTTAGAAGCTCTGAAAGAAGGAGTCAAGGCTTACTGCGAAAAAGAAGCTCCTCATTTAAATCCGTCAGAACTTAAAGTGCGGATAGAATATTCCAGAGAGGAATCTTTCGGAGACTATTCGACTTCCTTTGCCTTGGAGAATGCAAAGCAACTTGGAAAGAAGCCTTTGGATTCTGCGGCTCTTCTTGTAGGATTTCTCCAAACCAGAACTGATTTTTTTGAGAAGGTAGATTTCACTCCTCCTGGCTTCGTGAACTTTCGGATCGCTCCCTCATTTTTAATCAGCTATTTAGAATCCACAGTCCAGAAGAAAGATACTTTTCCTAAATTAGAAAATCCTAAAAAGGTAAATCTGGAATTCGTAAGTGCGAATCCTACCGGGCCCTTGAATATAGTTTCGGCAAGGGCAGCTGCAACAGGTGATGCGTTTGCAAACTTGCTTCGTGCAGTAGGGAATCAGTTAGATAAGGAATTTTACGTAAACGATTATGGAAACCAGGTATTCTTGCTTGGGGTTTCCACCTTGGTCCGGATCCGAGAAATTCTAGGCGAATCTTCTTCTGTGCAAGAAAATGCAGAGGATGGAAGAAGCATAGAGGATCTCTTGGCTCATAATGCGATCCCTGCAGAAGGATACCGTGGCGACTATTTGAAAGTGATCGCAAAGGATCTATTAGAAAATTCGAATACTTCTTCAGAGATCAAGGCTCACTTAGAAAAGAAGGAATATTTACTACTCGCAGAGAAATGCTCTCGTTGGACTGTCGAGTCCAATCTTATCTGGCAGAGAAAGGATCTGGATCTTTTCGGTGTGGAATTCGATCGCTTCTTCTCCGAAGCTTCTCTTCATTCTGCCGGAAAGGTATTGGGAGTTCTAGAAAATCTAAAGAAATCCGGTAAGGTCTTTGAAGAAGAAGGCAAGCAGGTATTTCGCTCTACCGATTACGGAGACGATAAGGATAGAGTAGTCGTAAGAGATGACGGACGTCCTACATATCTTCTCGCAGACATAGCCTATCATAGCGATAAGATCCAAAGAGGTTACCAAAAGATCATCGATATCTGGGGACCGGATCATCATGGATATATTGCAAGACTTGCGGGTGCCGTGCAGGCTCTAGGGTATCCTAAAGAGAATTTCCAGGTTGTGATCGCTCAGCAAGTGAACCTTCTTATGGGCGGCCAAAAGGTGAAGATGAGCAAGCGAGCAGGCGAGTTCCAAACCATGGAAGATCTTCTTGGTTACTTAGGAAAACACGCGAAAGATGTGGCACGTTACTTTTTTGTAATGCGTTCTTTGGATTCTCCTCTGGACTTCGATCTGGATCTCGCAAAGGATGAGTCGGATAAGAATCCTGTCTTTTACTTACAATATGCTCACGCAAGGGTATCTTCCATCTTTAGAGAAGTAGGAACTGATTCTGATCGCCAAGCTCTCGAAGAGTTGGAGATGACGGATGAAAGAAAGAGACTTCTATTCTGGATCTCCCGTTTTCCGGAAGAGGTCTTGGATGCTGCCCTTACTCTAGAACCGCATCGGATTGCAAATTATCTACAAAACCTCGCAAGAGCCTTCACACAATTTTATATCGCGAAGAACAACAGATTGAAGGATTCGGATGAAAGAACAAGACTCGGTCTTGCTCGGATCTGCCAGTCCACTCAGATTGTTCTGGCACAAGGTTTGGGGTTACTCGGGGTTTCTGCGCCCGAAAGATTGGAGAAAGATCTTTGA
- the recO gene encoding DNA repair protein RecO: MSGSGSGALKKTKGIVMESRILPEGDAFLRLLPEEGEVGSFRIKGIKKSKTRPIAAVEPGSLTILDYYYTQGRETFNVKEIGLIQRFDKAKSGYSGTVLVSYLVELVSSFLTEGGSHPQEYKLLLGALKELDEDGYRPVFLPFFKLKLLYVGGFLSKELECASCGKTLSEMQSCSLEETHFEIVCGDCGTPRPDKHGLVLFIQDCLALRYRDLKDKKISLELLKEADSLSNRALKPLMGKRLKSEPMLYESLGESLG, translated from the coding sequence ATGTCTGGATCTGGTTCTGGGGCCTTAAAGAAAACCAAGGGAATCGTTATGGAGAGTCGTATTCTTCCGGAGGGAGACGCTTTCTTAAGACTTCTTCCCGAAGAAGGAGAAGTCGGCAGCTTTAGGATCAAAGGCATCAAGAAAAGTAAGACGAGACCGATCGCGGCTGTGGAGCCAGGCTCTTTAACTATATTAGATTATTATTATACTCAAGGAAGAGAGACTTTTAACGTAAAGGAGATCGGTCTTATCCAGAGATTCGATAAGGCTAAGTCCGGATATTCGGGGACGGTTTTGGTTTCGTATCTTGTGGAACTTGTCTCTTCCTTTTTGACGGAAGGAGGTTCCCATCCTCAGGAATATAAACTTCTTCTGGGCGCTCTCAAGGAATTGGACGAGGACGGCTATCGTCCCGTATTCTTGCCCTTCTTTAAATTGAAACTGTTGTATGTAGGAGGATTTCTCTCCAAGGAATTGGAATGTGCGAGTTGCGGTAAAACCCTCTCCGAAATGCAATCCTGTAGCCTGGAAGAAACTCATTTTGAAATCGTCTGCGGGGACTGCGGAACTCCCAGACCGGACAAGCATGGGCTCGTCCTATTCATCCAAGATTGTCTGGCATTGAGATACAGGGACCTGAAAGACAAAAAGATTTCCCTTGAACTCCTGAAGGAGGCGGATAGTCTCAGCAACCGGGCCTTAAAACCCTTAATGGGAAAACGTTTGAAATCGGAACCTATGTTATACGAATCCTTGGGGGAAAGCCTTGGATAA
- the ybeY gene encoding rRNA maturation RNase YbeY, which produces MQTHISLLLVDDSSIKEINRVRRNKDYSTDVLSFPLSFDLEPWDLPPKKKIQNSPLLSLGEIVISWDTCKAQAKSIGHSEEDEFFRLFVHGFLHLIGYDHERGEEDEALMKEKEDLCLDLVLGP; this is translated from the coding sequence ATTCAAACTCATATTTCCCTTCTACTTGTGGACGATTCTTCTATCAAGGAGATCAATCGGGTGCGAAGAAATAAAGACTATTCGACTGATGTACTTTCTTTTCCTTTGAGTTTCGATCTGGAACCTTGGGACCTTCCCCCCAAAAAGAAAATTCAGAATAGCCCTCTCTTAAGTCTAGGGGAGATCGTGATCTCTTGGGATACTTGTAAGGCACAAGCGAAGTCCATAGGTCATAGCGAAGAGGATGAATTCTTTCGTTTGTTCGTGCATGGATTTTTGCATTTGATCGGATACGATCATGAAAGGGGAGAAGAAGACGAGGCTCTGATGAAGGAGAAAGAGGATCTATGTCTGGATCTGGTTCTGGGGCCTTAA
- a CDS encoding HD family phosphohydrolase produces MFPLGSFLERGMAWITDTLTKIRPISFVRKFQVILTAITLIFVTWMLAIPFFGQDKIDLSPDGPYSEGKTALDKVVSTKDIVYEDEEKTKAKKLKAYQSSPNFFDRDFRILTETIRPAIQEDMEKYREPKASGEKTSAELLAVIPRWKNRSKEDLDLLLKTPGKSRVKDLVQQYSNLIFSNFCILRDAPADYNSIRAAEAKVRNSGASGNKEQISSLEGIQVIPRMYLYRDNYTIESLNKLAAEKLQSTDPQLLAVIQKLSLTYVYSNPGCTYNAEETKNQKQAVMDRTEPVNSRINAGEVIVKAGEIITPEVYQKLQIVNKYATRANITSIISVLLIQSIFVIIVYAFLKKYNPKRLNDVSSNVIVFTLIWSLVLWTYLASKAFFSFENSYDSVFYFALVIPTGMVCLILSMIYDEQLSIAIGFFLSFFVFAASRYNPTSFILAFVMTVVAATYGRKMRKRIDFIKAGFYMALVQILISSSGYLFDSRNYWVAAPSGSHLRDLWESNIFKLYLLCLVNGFVCSTLTQLLLPIYEYVFNIPTRFKLMELADTGHPLLQDLLTKAPSTYTHTFLVAAMSERAAQNLELDWLLTRVGVYFHDIGKIPNAGFFVENQHLIPKKENIDKNNPAKAAKIVIDHVLDGIEMAKKARLPREVIDFIPEHHGTSTMAFFYHKALAELSPAQKKKLRKQDFQYPGPKPQRKETAIVMIADSLEAASRSLEEVTPESLDALITKIVNSKLAENQLDECGLTLGDLEVVKSSFKEVLLSSLHSRPKYPKPEETKALEEKNKNILGRHAVKGS; encoded by the coding sequence ATGTTTCCCCTGGGATCGTTTTTAGAAAGAGGAATGGCTTGGATCACGGATACTCTTACCAAGATCCGTCCCATCTCTTTCGTTCGAAAATTCCAGGTCATATTGACTGCGATCACTTTGATCTTTGTGACCTGGATGCTTGCGATCCCATTCTTCGGTCAGGACAAAATAGATCTCTCTCCTGACGGGCCTTATTCTGAGGGAAAGACAGCACTCGATAAGGTTGTCTCTACGAAAGACATTGTCTATGAAGATGAGGAGAAGACCAAGGCAAAGAAGCTAAAGGCCTATCAATCCTCACCCAATTTTTTTGATCGCGATTTCAGAATCCTAACCGAAACCATTCGACCCGCTATCCAAGAAGATATGGAAAAGTATAGAGAGCCGAAGGCTTCCGGAGAAAAGACCTCTGCAGAGCTATTGGCCGTTATCCCTAGATGGAAGAATAGATCCAAGGAAGATTTGGATCTTCTGCTTAAGACTCCCGGAAAGTCCAGAGTCAAGGATCTTGTTCAACAATATAGTAATTTAATTTTTTCTAATTTTTGCATCTTACGGGACGCGCCTGCGGATTATAACTCTATCCGTGCCGCGGAGGCGAAGGTTCGGAATTCGGGAGCGAGCGGGAATAAGGAACAGATCTCTTCTTTAGAAGGAATACAGGTCATTCCTCGCATGTATTTATACCGGGATAATTATACTATAGAGTCATTGAATAAGTTGGCTGCGGAGAAATTGCAATCCACTGATCCTCAATTGCTTGCAGTCATTCAGAAATTATCTCTCACATACGTGTATTCCAATCCTGGCTGCACTTATAATGCCGAAGAGACCAAGAACCAAAAGCAAGCAGTGATGGACAGGACCGAGCCTGTGAATAGCAGGATCAATGCTGGAGAAGTGATTGTAAAGGCGGGAGAGATCATCACTCCTGAAGTGTATCAGAAATTGCAGATCGTGAACAAATACGCGACTCGTGCGAATATCACTTCTATCATTTCTGTTCTTTTGATTCAGTCAATTTTTGTAATTATCGTTTACGCGTTTTTGAAAAAGTACAATCCGAAAAGATTGAATGATGTTTCGAGTAACGTGATTGTTTTTACGCTTATCTGGTCTCTCGTGCTCTGGACCTATTTGGCATCTAAGGCATTCTTCAGTTTTGAGAATAGCTACGATTCGGTCTTTTATTTCGCTTTGGTCATTCCGACCGGAATGGTTTGTTTAATTCTTTCGATGATCTATGACGAGCAATTGTCTATTGCGATCGGATTCTTTCTTTCCTTCTTTGTGTTTGCGGCGTCCAGATACAATCCGACTTCCTTTATTCTTGCGTTCGTGATGACGGTCGTAGCCGCTACTTACGGAAGAAAGATGAGAAAGAGGATCGATTTTATCAAGGCGGGCTTCTATATGGCGCTTGTTCAGATACTTATTTCCTCTTCGGGATATTTATTTGATTCTCGCAACTATTGGGTGGCCGCGCCTTCCGGTTCTCATTTGAGGGATCTCTGGGAATCGAATATATTCAAATTGTATTTATTATGTTTAGTGAATGGATTTGTCTGCTCTACCTTGACTCAGCTACTTTTGCCGATCTATGAGTATGTCTTCAATATTCCAACCCGGTTTAAGCTCATGGAACTTGCAGACACAGGCCATCCTCTCTTGCAGGACCTTCTGACCAAGGCTCCTTCTACGTATACTCATACGTTCTTGGTGGCGGCGATGTCGGAGAGGGCCGCTCAGAATCTGGAACTTGACTGGCTATTGACCCGAGTCGGAGTGTATTTTCACGATATCGGAAAGATCCCGAACGCAGGCTTCTTCGTAGAGAATCAACACTTGATTCCTAAGAAGGAAAATATCGATAAGAATAATCCTGCCAAAGCTGCGAAGATCGTTATCGATCATGTCTTGGATGGAATAGAGATGGCGAAGAAGGCTAGACTTCCTAGAGAAGTAATCGATTTTATTCCGGAACATCATGGCACTTCTACCATGGCTTTCTTTTATCATAAGGCATTGGCTGAACTTTCTCCCGCTCAGAAGAAGAAACTGAGAAAGCAGGATTTTCAGTATCCCGGTCCGAAGCCTCAGAGAAAAGAAACCGCGATTGTGATGATCGCGGATAGCTTAGAGGCCGCTAGCCGCTCCTTGGAAGAAGTGACTCCGGAGTCCTTGGATGCACTTATTACGAAAATCGTAAATAGTAAGCTTGCTGAGAATCAGCTGGATGAATGCGGACTAACCTTGGGAGATCTGGAAGTTGTAAAATCTTCTTTCAAAGAAGTGCTTCTTTCTAGTCTGCACTCGAGACCGAAATATCCTAAGCCTGAAGAAACGAAAGCATTGGAAGAAAAGAATAAGAATATACTCGGCAGACATGCCGTGAAAGGTTCTTAA
- a CDS encoding PhoH family protein — protein sequence MRKEQFTFESQDLYRKICGINDTGVRNLEKQLEIDLIPRGNGFQVEGIPTKVDFALDFFRLLETNYRERPDRDFTDQFDFSYLLKQATRERKKEERRSEDEPFKPTEKILTTYKGKHLYPRTKNQDKYIQSFLNNLITFGIGPAGTGKTFLSVAMACRFLQNGIVDKIVLTRPAVEAGENLGFLPGDLNQKVDPYLRPVYDALNECIGFEKTQEYIALTKIEIAPVAFMRGRTLSKSFIILDEAQNCTLSQLKMIMTRLGRNSRMCISGDVTQIDLEHGRSGFDRVVSLFRSTESIGQVFFGKEDITRHPLVETIVRKFEEL from the coding sequence ATCAGGAAAGAACAATTTACTTTCGAAAGCCAGGACCTGTATCGTAAGATCTGTGGGATCAACGATACAGGGGTAAGAAACCTGGAAAAACAATTGGAGATCGACCTAATCCCTCGCGGGAACGGATTCCAGGTGGAAGGAATTCCTACAAAGGTCGATTTCGCATTGGATTTTTTCCGCCTTCTGGAAACGAATTATAGGGAAAGACCCGACCGTGATTTTACGGATCAATTCGATTTCAGTTATCTTCTCAAGCAAGCCACAAGAGAAAGAAAGAAGGAAGAGCGCCGTTCCGAAGACGAGCCCTTCAAGCCTACGGAAAAGATCCTTACTACGTACAAAGGCAAACATCTCTATCCTAGGACAAAGAACCAGGATAAGTACATTCAATCTTTCTTAAATAACCTAATTACCTTCGGGATCGGTCCTGCGGGAACAGGAAAGACATTCCTATCTGTGGCAATGGCCTGTAGATTCTTGCAAAATGGGATTGTGGATAAGATCGTTCTGACAAGACCAGCGGTAGAAGCTGGAGAGAATCTTGGCTTCTTGCCGGGAGATCTGAATCAGAAAGTGGATCCTTATCTTCGCCCTGTATACGATGCTTTGAACGAATGCATCGGCTTTGAAAAGACCCAGGAATATATTGCACTTACCAAAATTGAGATCGCTCCTGTCGCTTTCATGAGGGGAAGGACACTTTCCAAGAGTTTTATCATCTTGGATGAGGCCCAGAACTGTACTCTTTCTCAGTTAAAGATGATCATGACCAGGCTGGGGAGAAATTCCAGGATGTGTATTTCTGGGGACGTTACTCAAATCGACCTAGAACACGGTAGATCCGGTTTCGATCGTGTGGTAAGCTTATTCAGAAGTACCGAAAGCATTGGCCAGGTATTTTTCGGAAAAGAAGATATCACGAGACATCCTTTAGTGGAAACTATCGTGAGGAAGTTCGAGGAATTGTAA